A single Nostoc sp. PCC 7107 DNA region contains:
- a CDS encoding alpha/beta fold hydrolase — MPYINVRGVDHYYEWVKQSSTALTKPVMVFIHGWAGSARYWRSTANALSEQFDCLLYDMRGFGRSAGKPTLVPASESVATSESSPETSAAIQELTYELEEYADDLAVLLDKLHLGRVYINAHSMGASVATLFFNRYPQRIEKGILTCSGIFEYDEKAFTAFHKFGGYVVKFRPKWLGKIPFIDRMFMARFLHRSIPKSERQAFLQDFLEADYDTALGTIFTSVSKAQSELMPQEFAKLTMPTLLVAGEYDQIIPAVMGRQAAAMNDKIEFALIPNTAHFPMLEDVPTYLQRVREFLQITAPEVKVN; from the coding sequence ATGCCTTACATCAATGTGCGTGGTGTTGACCATTACTACGAGTGGGTGAAACAATCATCTACTGCTTTGACGAAACCCGTGATGGTATTCATTCACGGTTGGGCTGGTTCAGCTAGGTACTGGAGGAGTACGGCAAATGCTTTATCAGAACAATTTGATTGTTTACTTTATGATATGCGCGGTTTTGGGCGTTCTGCTGGGAAACCGACTCTAGTTCCAGCCAGTGAGTCTGTTGCTACTTCTGAGTCTAGTCCAGAAACATCAGCCGCAATTCAAGAGTTAACTTATGAATTGGAAGAATACGCTGATGATTTAGCGGTACTTTTAGATAAGTTGCATCTTGGGCGTGTTTATATCAATGCTCATTCAATGGGTGCGTCTGTTGCAACTTTATTTTTTAACCGCTATCCTCAACGGATAGAAAAAGGGATTCTAACTTGTAGTGGAATTTTTGAATACGATGAAAAAGCCTTTACTGCCTTTCATAAATTTGGTGGTTATGTAGTTAAATTCCGTCCCAAGTGGTTAGGTAAAATTCCATTTATTGATCGGATGTTTATGGCGAGATTCCTACATCGTTCTATCCCCAAATCTGAACGTCAGGCTTTTTTACAAGATTTTCTCGAAGCAGATTATGATACTGCTTTAGGTACAATTTTTACTTCGGTTAGCAAGGCACAATCTGAATTAATGCCACAAGAATTTGCTAAGTTAACTATGCCAACGCTGTTAGTTGCGGGTGAATATGACCAGATTATTCCCGCCGTAATGGGAAGACAAGCCGCAGCAATGAATGACAAAATTGAATTTGCGCTAATTCCTAATACAGCACATTTCCCCATGTTGGAAGATGTGCCGACTTACTTGCAACGGGTACGAGAGTTTTTGCAAATTACTGCGCCAGAAGTGAAAGTGAATTGA